A genomic window from Antedon mediterranea chromosome 4, ecAntMedi1.1, whole genome shotgun sequence includes:
- the LOC140047090 gene encoding N(G),N(G)-dimethylarginine dimethylaminohydrolase 1-like isoform X2, with protein MAQKSFNFEYESGVVCRIPDSLKDDAVRESDQVVVDLDQAKREHEKYILTLRKLKINLLELEADDEYPDCCFVEDIAIIHDGVALICNPKSPSRRGELEVIKRVLSHDLGQHVVNIKDEEAMIEGGNVLFTGKEFFVGISPRTNQAGALALANCFPDYNVATIQISGCIHLKSLMSMAGPGIIAIGQSEEAKKALKQIVDKANYDYETVTLPDDAACNCLYVNRTLIHCTEDEFPESFKKNVVIYCTSIYQNAPSHHCC; from the exons ATGGCACAAAAGAGTTTCAATTTTGAGTACGAAAGTGGTGTAGTTTGTAGGATTCCAGATTCTTTGAAAGACGACGCAGTCCGGGAGAGCGACCAGGTTGTAGTGGATTTAGATCAAGCGAAAAGGGAACATGAAAAATATATTCTGACGCtaagaaaattgaaaataaacttGTTAGAACTTGAAGCAGATGATGAATATCCAGATTGCTGTTTTGTAGAGGATATTGCCATAATACATGATGGTGTTGCGTTGATTTGCAATCCGAAGTCTCCAAGCAGGAGGGGCGAG CTTGAAGTTATTAAGCGAGTGCTATCACATGACCTCGGACAACATGTCGTCAACATAAAAGATGAAGAAGCTATGATTGAGGGTGGTAATGTGTTATTTACTG GGAAAGAATTTTTTGTAGGTATTTCTCCAAGAACAAATCAAGCCGGAGCGCTTGCATTAGCAAATTGCTTCCCAGATTATAACGTAGCAACAATACAGATATCTGGCTGTATTCATCTCAAGTCGTTGATGAGTATGGCCGGACCAGGAATAATTGCAATTGGACAGAGTGAAGAAGCTAAGAAAGCACTTAAG CAAATTGTGGATAAAGCAAACTACGACTACGAGACTGTGACGCTACCAGATGACGCCGCATGCAACTGTTTGTACGTAAACAGAACTCTGATTCACTGTACTGAAGATGAATTCCCAGAAAGTTTCAAG AAAAATGTGGTTATCTACTGTACAAGCATATATCAAAATGCTCCTTCACACCACTGTTGTTGA